A genomic region of Thiohalophilus sp. contains the following coding sequences:
- a CDS encoding DsrE family protein — protein MRSINRALQAMLLSLLLAPLSIAQAEEMAPYGTAKTNMHEYPTINAVFDANYEDPKKLNILHAFVKNTAKPLKGHMVVVTHGPELRLFAKENYMKYQGIVDKLAALAEDGVDFRMCNNALRAAGFEPSDMHGFITVVPAGFPEIAYLQSKGYEYINPIPYSVRDVRYLDQPQKKK, from the coding sequence ATGAGAAGTATTAATCGAGCACTGCAAGCAATGTTACTGAGCCTGCTATTAGCGCCGTTGTCTATCGCCCAGGCCGAAGAGATGGCGCCCTACGGCACGGCGAAGACCAATATGCATGAGTACCCGACCATCAATGCTGTTTTTGATGCCAATTACGAGGACCCCAAAAAGCTCAATATTTTGCATGCGTTTGTCAAAAATACGGCCAAACCGCTCAAGGGCCATATGGTAGTCGTTACCCACGGGCCGGAGCTGCGCCTGTTTGCCAAGGAGAACTACATGAAATATCAGGGAATCGTCGATAAGCTGGCCGCCCTGGCCGAGGACGGGGTCGATTTCCGGATGTGTAACAATGCGCTGCGTGCAGCGGGCTTTGAACCCTCGGACATGCACGGCTTTATTACCGTTGTCCCGGCGGGTTTTCCGGAGATTGCCTACCTGCAGTCCAAGGGCTATGAGTACATCAACCCGATTCCGTACTCGGTACGCGATGTGCGTTATCTCGATCAGCCACAGAAGAAAAAGTAA
- a CDS encoding TetR/AcrR family transcriptional regulator: protein MTPRPSNTQRQQQLIEAASRLVHQQGFAETTLAAIAGQAQMPSGSIYYYFRNKDDVVRAIVEQRVRELEERLHGFEQLASAGAMIEAVINIWQEDSEIDARYGCPIGSLCYELAKQGGEKQQLASQPLRILLQWCEARFVEMGHQDRAADLALHLLAALQGISLIANALSDPDLIRRENDQLRAWLADLESDY from the coding sequence ATGACACCTCGCCCGAGCAATACACAACGCCAGCAACAGTTGATCGAAGCGGCCAGTCGGCTCGTCCATCAACAGGGTTTTGCGGAAACCACCCTGGCGGCGATCGCCGGCCAGGCGCAGATGCCGAGTGGCAGTATCTATTACTACTTTCGCAATAAAGACGATGTGGTTCGCGCCATTGTCGAACAGCGGGTGCGTGAGCTTGAGGAGCGGTTGCACGGCTTTGAGCAGCTTGCCTCAGCCGGGGCGATGATCGAGGCGGTTATCAATATCTGGCAGGAGGACAGCGAAATCGACGCCCGATATGGCTGCCCCATCGGGAGCTTGTGTTATGAGCTCGCCAAGCAGGGCGGCGAGAAGCAACAGCTGGCCTCGCAGCCTTTGCGGATTCTGTTGCAGTGGTGCGAAGCGCGTTTTGTCGAGATGGGACACCAGGATCGGGCGGCGGATCTGGCCCTGCATCTGCTGGCGGCATTGCAGGGTATCAGTTTGATTGCCAATGCGTTAAGTGATCCCGATCTGATCAGGCGCGAGAACGATCAATTGCGCGCCTGGCTGGCGGATCTTGAATCGGATTATTAA
- a CDS encoding DUF3330 domain-containing protein: MSKKPDSPEQASLPEKVSCAVCRKEVPRVDALKDEGEEYIRWFCGLDCYNQWRQDENQNN; this comes from the coding sequence ATGTCGAAAAAGCCCGACAGCCCGGAACAGGCTTCGTTACCGGAAAAAGTCAGTTGTGCTGTATGCCGGAAGGAAGTTCCTCGCGTCGACGCCCTCAAGGATGAGGGCGAAGAATATATTCGCTGGTTCTGTGGGCTCGATTGCTATAACCAATGGCGGCAGGATGAAAATCAAAACAACTAA
- a CDS encoding antibiotic biosynthesis monooxygenase yields the protein MFIVANRVPVAAGWEETFEERFRQRAGQIDQQPGFVRMEVLRPESDETPYVVLTTWQDKASFEAWVGSEDFKLAHSNLMPKEAFDGEGKLEMHEVVVASEQSG from the coding sequence ATGTTTATTGTCGCCAATCGCGTGCCGGTCGCCGCCGGATGGGAAGAGACCTTCGAGGAACGTTTTCGCCAACGGGCCGGCCAGATCGATCAGCAGCCGGGCTTTGTGCGCATGGAAGTCCTCCGGCCAGAGAGTGATGAGACCCCCTATGTGGTGCTGACCACCTGGCAGGACAAAGCGTCGTTCGAGGCCTGGGTAGGCAGCGAGGATTTCAAACTGGCCCACAGCAATCTGATGCCGAAAGAAGCATTCGACGGCGAGGGCAAGCTGGAAATGCACGAGGTCGTCGTGGCCAGCGAACAATCCGGTTAA
- a CDS encoding DUF3147 family protein translates to MSYYLVKIAVTTLLIVLISEIAKRSTLIGAILASVPIVSVLAMIWLYIDTRDIDRVSTLATSVFWLVLPSLALFIVLPVLLKQGLNFYLSLGAAIAVTVGCYWLMVYVLHYFGIKL, encoded by the coding sequence ATGTCGTATTACCTTGTTAAAATTGCCGTGACGACGCTGTTGATTGTGCTGATTTCTGAAATCGCCAAACGCAGTACGTTAATTGGCGCAATCCTGGCATCGGTCCCCATCGTTTCCGTGCTGGCTATGATCTGGCTGTATATTGATACCCGGGATATTGATAGGGTCAGCACCCTGGCAACCAGCGTGTTCTGGCTGGTTCTCCCTTCCCTGGCATTGTTTATCGTTCTGCCGGTCCTATTGAAGCAGGGGCTGAATTTTTATTTGAGTCTGGGCGCTGCGATTGCCGTCACGGTGGGCTGTTACTGGTTGATGGTCTATGTGCTGCACTATTTTGGCATAAAATTATAA
- a CDS encoding chloride channel protein: protein MSEWLERFRIQLARPDAILPLSFLGLVAGILAALTVIALRLLVDAAQTSLYPMTQAGDFESLSWHWRLGTALAGGLLIGVLFRLVSAPAQTVGVLHVIERLAYHQGRLPWINAVVQFFGGAISMIAGHSVGREGPSAHLGAASSNLPAQALGLPHNSLRVLTACGAAAGIAASFNTPLAGAVFAMEVLMLEYTVAGFAPVILATVSATAISQLVFGNTYTFSVPELHLGSVAQLPYILVCGILIGLLAAGFNALFQQVALRSRGLPHWSRPVLAGLLVGVCGLFVPEVMGIGDDTVNAILGGEIALRLLLVVLIVKVLATAGGIGLGLPGGIIGPTFFIGAAAGGLLGAIGIQLGFIEPGSVGLYAMIGMGAMMAATLQAPMAGLIAILELTGEPNFILPGMLAVVTSTIVSGRLFRRESLFHTLLRGRGLDYRSDPVAQSLRRVGVASAMNRKIVVLPRQVEAQQVDRALQDEPVWVLIQEKNQPQMALAGVDLAYARKQSPDVEQFDLMELPGERRTLVAVDMRATMEEARQLLHDSGKEMAYVTSQNVPGLPRIYGVLSRDEVEGSYRY from the coding sequence ATGAGCGAATGGCTGGAGCGATTCCGCATCCAGCTGGCCCGGCCGGATGCAATATTGCCGCTCTCCTTCCTCGGGCTGGTCGCCGGCATCCTGGCGGCCCTGACGGTCATCGCCCTGCGCCTGCTGGTCGACGCGGCGCAGACCTCACTCTATCCGATGACGCAGGCCGGAGACTTCGAGTCCCTGTCCTGGCACTGGCGGCTGGGCACTGCCCTGGCGGGCGGGCTGCTAATCGGAGTGCTGTTTCGCCTGGTATCGGCTCCGGCGCAGACCGTCGGGGTGCTGCATGTGATCGAACGCCTGGCCTATCATCAGGGCCGCCTGCCGTGGATCAACGCGGTGGTGCAGTTTTTCGGCGGCGCGATTTCGATGATCGCCGGGCATTCGGTCGGCCGCGAGGGACCCAGCGCCCACCTGGGGGCAGCCAGCAGCAATCTGCCGGCCCAGGCGCTGGGCCTGCCGCATAACAGCCTGCGGGTGCTGACCGCCTGCGGCGCCGCCGCCGGGATTGCCGCTTCCTTCAATACCCCGCTGGCCGGGGCGGTGTTCGCCATGGAAGTGCTGATGCTCGAATACACCGTGGCCGGTTTTGCCCCGGTGATTCTGGCCACGGTCAGTGCCACCGCCATCAGCCAGCTGGTATTCGGCAACACCTACACCTTTTCCGTCCCCGAGCTGCACCTGGGCAGCGTGGCACAGCTGCCCTATATATTGGTATGCGGGATCCTGATCGGCCTGCTCGCCGCCGGCTTCAATGCCCTGTTTCAACAGGTCGCCCTGCGCAGCCGGGGCCTGCCCCACTGGTCGCGGCCGGTGCTGGCGGGCCTGCTGGTCGGCGTCTGCGGGCTGTTCGTCCCCGAGGTGATGGGCATTGGCGATGACACGGTCAATGCCATCCTCGGCGGCGAGATCGCCCTGCGCCTGCTGCTCGTGGTGCTGATCGTCAAGGTACTGGCCACCGCCGGCGGCATCGGCCTGGGGCTGCCCGGCGGGATCATCGGCCCGACCTTCTTTATCGGCGCGGCCGCCGGGGGGCTGCTGGGGGCCATCGGCATCCAGCTCGGCTTCATCGAACCCGGCAGTGTCGGCCTGTACGCAATGATCGGCATGGGCGCCATGATGGCCGCCACCCTGCAGGCGCCCATGGCCGGGTTGATTGCAATCCTGGAGCTGACCGGGGAGCCGAACTTTATCCTGCCGGGGATGCTGGCGGTCGTGACCTCGACCATCGTCAGCGGGCGGCTCTTCCGGCGCGAATCCCTGTTCCATACCCTGCTGCGCGGCCGCGGCCTGGATTATCGCAGCGATCCCGTGGCGCAATCGTTACGGCGGGTCGGCGTGGCCAGCGCCATGAACCGCAAGATCGTCGTCCTGCCCCGGCAGGTCGAGGCACAGCAGGTGGATCGCGCCCTGCAGGACGAGCCGGTCTGGGTATTGATCCAGGAAAAGAACCAACCGCAGATGGCGCTGGCGGGCGTGGATCTGGCCTATGCCCGCAAGCAGTCCCCCGATGTCGAACAGTTTGATCTGATGGAGTTACCCGGCGAGCGCCGCACCCTGGTGGCCGTCGATATGCGCGCCACCATGGAAGAAGCGCGGCAACTCCTGCACGACAGCGGCAAGGAGATGGCCTATGTCACCAGCCAGAACGTGCCTGGGCTGCCCCGCATCTATGGTGTGCTGAGCCGCGACGAGGTGGAAGGCAGTTATCGTTATTGA
- a CDS encoding sodium:proton antiporter yields MEISRIILIFTAMLLLASAAYPVSARFRIPFSALLLLIGYLSGVVIGLFGIDSGLRWHHFKDIVFNVFLPVLIFESALNINIRLLVRNLTPILLLAIPALLLTTLITASILYFSIDHSAFPWVAALICGVLLSATDPVAVLDMFKQFNINPRLTVVMEGESLFNDAIAIVLFSLLLAIALEPGQQLSWHTPILQFLYVMFGGAVVGIIAGLLVILANRWVTDPMVFTGITLGFAYLTFLGAKEWLHVSGIVAVLGYGLCLGWETRKHPEENRFPLLLSIWQFFAFMANAFVFLLVGFTFTLSMFTDMWLAMLFGILAVLLARAIGIYTSLPFIGRIPGVEPLNRQQHFIIYWGGLRGAVAIALALSLPLELDSWYTIQSITYGVVFFSVFVQAPLLHPVLQKLKSL; encoded by the coding sequence ATGGAAATTAGCCGTATAATTCTCATTTTTACTGCTATGTTACTTCTGGCCTCGGCTGCCTATCCGGTATCAGCCCGTTTTCGAATCCCTTTCAGTGCGCTTCTGTTATTAATCGGCTATCTGTCCGGCGTCGTCATCGGCCTGTTTGGAATTGATAGCGGACTCCGTTGGCACCACTTTAAAGATATCGTTTTCAACGTATTTCTTCCCGTTTTAATTTTCGAATCTGCCCTGAATATCAATATCCGTTTATTGGTGCGAAACCTGACACCGATTTTATTACTGGCAATACCCGCGCTCCTGCTTACCACTCTGATCACAGCCAGCATTCTCTACTTCAGCATTGATCACAGCGCCTTTCCCTGGGTCGCGGCACTGATATGTGGCGTATTACTCTCGGCAACGGACCCGGTTGCCGTTCTGGACATGTTCAAACAATTTAATATTAATCCGCGTTTAACGGTAGTCATGGAGGGAGAGAGCCTGTTCAACGACGCAATCGCCATCGTGCTCTTTTCGCTCTTGCTTGCGATAGCTCTTGAGCCGGGGCAACAACTTTCCTGGCATACCCCGATTCTGCAATTTCTCTATGTCATGTTTGGTGGTGCAGTAGTTGGTATTATCGCCGGGTTACTCGTTATTTTGGCCAATCGCTGGGTGACAGACCCGATGGTATTTACCGGCATTACGCTCGGCTTTGCGTATTTGACCTTCCTCGGCGCAAAGGAATGGTTGCACGTCTCCGGCATTGTCGCGGTACTGGGCTACGGATTGTGCCTGGGCTGGGAAACCAGAAAACATCCAGAGGAGAACCGGTTTCCGTTACTGTTATCCATCTGGCAATTCTTTGCCTTTATGGCCAATGCCTTTGTGTTTCTGCTCGTGGGATTCACATTCACACTAAGCATGTTCACAGACATGTGGCTGGCAATGTTGTTTGGCATTCTGGCTGTTTTACTGGCGCGCGCAATTGGCATCTATACCAGCCTTCCTTTCATTGGCCGGATTCCCGGCGTCGAGCCGCTGAATCGCCAGCAACATTTCATTATTTACTGGGGTGGTTTACGCGGGGCGGTGGCGATTGCCCTGGCGCTCTCCCTGCCGCTTGAACTGGATTCCTGGTACACGATCCAGTCCATCACCTACGGGGTGGTATTTTTCTCGGTGTTTGTCCAGGCACCGTTACTCCATCCTGTATTGCAAAAGCTCAAGTCTCTGTAA
- a CDS encoding xanthine dehydrogenase family protein molybdopterin-binding subunit, which translates to MKTDSIDVSRREFLITSTRAAGLGAGFSLGLYLPMSATAVAGEWDELPSEGFPEIGAWVVIQPDDTVIIRIARSEMGQGTLTGLAQLVAEELECDWDRIITEYPTPGENRARDRIWGSFSTGGSRGIRDSHRYVRKGGAVAREMLLQAAADRWDVPKGECRAANSVITHQPSGRTLTYGQVAEAAAELFPPQHVALKQPDEWEIIGKPIPRLDTDDKLNGKQIFGADLQLPGMLNAAIKACPTFGGKLKAFDEKKVTGMPGVRNVVRVGEDAVAVVADTWWQANQALEALPITWDHGPNAKLDSAAIDKMLEEGLTSDKDVFVGNQAGDVNKALNGAASTVEATYRYPYQNHATMEPMNATALWSKDKCEVWCPTQNGEAALKAAVDAAGLPVDKCDVYKIHLGGGFGRRGAFHDFVTQAVTIARQLPGTPVKLLWSREEDMAHGHYHPITHCKLVGALDEAGNLTGLNVRISGQSILAAVMPDGLQDGMDPVTFQGFHSEGDHAISYTVPNLLVEHAMRNPPVPPGFWRGVNINQNAIYMECFLDELAHAAGRDPLEFRRSLMADQPKSRAVLDAVAKKVGWDKPAGEGVHRGLAVVKTFGSYVAACAEVSVDEQGKLKIHRIVAATDPGHAVNPQQIEAQVEGSFVFGLSALLYGECTIKDGGVEQTNFHDFPSMLMDEMPKVETIVMPSGGFWGGIGEPTIAVAAPAVLNAIFAATGKRIRQVPLKDVDLSAA; encoded by the coding sequence ATGAAAACCGACAGCATCGATGTGTCCCGGCGCGAGTTTCTGATCACCAGCACCCGCGCGGCCGGGCTGGGCGCGGGCTTCTCCCTCGGGCTCTATCTGCCCATGAGTGCCACGGCCGTGGCGGGCGAGTGGGATGAGCTGCCCTCCGAAGGTTTCCCCGAAATCGGCGCCTGGGTCGTCATCCAGCCCGATGACACGGTCATCATTCGCATCGCCCGTTCCGAAATGGGCCAGGGGACCTTGACCGGCCTGGCGCAACTGGTGGCCGAGGAGCTGGAGTGCGACTGGGACAGGATCATTACCGAATACCCGACCCCCGGCGAGAACCGTGCGCGGGATCGGATCTGGGGGAGCTTTTCCACCGGCGGCAGTCGGGGCATCCGCGACAGCCACCGCTATGTGCGCAAGGGCGGGGCCGTGGCGCGGGAGATGCTGCTGCAGGCGGCGGCCGATCGTTGGGATGTGCCCAAAGGCGAATGTCGCGCGGCCAACAGCGTGATTACCCACCAGCCCAGCGGGCGCACGCTCACCTACGGCCAGGTGGCCGAAGCGGCTGCCGAATTGTTCCCGCCGCAGCATGTGGCACTGAAACAACCGGACGAGTGGGAAATCATCGGCAAGCCGATCCCGCGTCTGGACACCGACGACAAGCTCAACGGCAAGCAGATCTTCGGCGCCGATCTGCAACTGCCCGGCATGCTCAACGCCGCGATCAAGGCCTGCCCGACCTTCGGTGGCAAGCTCAAAGCGTTTGACGAGAAAAAGGTCACCGGCATGCCCGGCGTGCGCAATGTGGTGCGCGTGGGTGAGGACGCCGTCGCCGTCGTGGCCGATACCTGGTGGCAGGCCAACCAGGCGCTGGAGGCGTTGCCGATCACCTGGGACCATGGGCCGAACGCGAAACTCGACAGCGCCGCGATCGATAAAATGCTCGAGGAGGGACTGACCTCCGACAAGGATGTCTTTGTCGGTAACCAGGCCGGTGATGTCAACAAGGCGTTAAACGGCGCGGCCAGCACCGTCGAGGCGACCTATCGCTATCCCTACCAGAACCACGCCACCATGGAACCGATGAACGCCACCGCGCTGTGGAGCAAAGACAAGTGCGAGGTCTGGTGCCCCACGCAAAACGGTGAGGCGGCTCTCAAGGCGGCGGTCGACGCCGCCGGGTTACCGGTGGACAAGTGTGATGTGTACAAGATTCACCTGGGCGGCGGCTTTGGTCGGCGCGGGGCGTTTCATGATTTTGTCACCCAGGCGGTGACCATCGCCAGACAGCTGCCCGGTACCCCGGTCAAATTGTTGTGGAGCCGCGAGGAGGATATGGCCCACGGTCACTATCATCCCATCACCCACTGCAAGCTGGTCGGCGCGCTGGACGAGGCCGGCAACCTGACCGGGCTGAACGTGCGTATCTCGGGCCAGTCGATCCTGGCCGCCGTGATGCCCGACGGGCTGCAGGACGGCATGGATCCGGTCACTTTCCAGGGCTTTCACTCCGAGGGCGACCACGCCATCAGCTACACGGTGCCCAACCTGCTGGTGGAGCACGCCATGCGCAACCCGCCGGTGCCGCCGGGCTTCTGGCGCGGGGTCAACATCAACCAGAATGCTATCTATATGGAATGTTTTCTGGATGAGCTGGCCCATGCCGCCGGCCGGGATCCGCTCGAGTTCCGCCGCAGCCTGATGGCCGATCAGCCAAAAAGCCGGGCGGTGCTCGATGCCGTGGCCAAAAAAGTCGGCTGGGATAAACCGGCCGGTGAAGGCGTGCATCGCGGCCTGGCGGTGGTCAAGACCTTCGGCAGTTACGTGGCCGCCTGCGCCGAGGTATCGGTGGATGAGCAGGGCAAACTCAAAATCCACCGCATCGTCGCCGCCACCGATCCCGGCCATGCCGTCAACCCGCAACAGATCGAGGCGCAGGTGGAAGGCTCGTTCGTCTTCGGTCTGTCGGCGCTGCTTTACGGTGAGTGCACCATCAAGGACGGCGGCGTCGAGCAGACCAATTTCCATGACTTCCCGTCCATGCTGATGGATGAGATGCCAAAAGTGGAGACGATTGTCATGCCCTCCGGCGGCTTCTGGGGCGGGATCGGCGAGCCGACCATCGCCGTCGCCGCGCCGGCGGTGCTCAACGCCATCTTCGCCGCCACCGGCAAGCGAATCCGGCAGGTGCCGCTCAAGGATGTGGATTTGAGTGCGGCCTAG
- a CDS encoding mechanosensitive ion channel family protein produces MDEFFTSEQLSTYADKGVELLMQFGPRFVLAIVVLIVGLSLISRLVKVMAKGMERSKVEPTLSRFLQSLVGIGLKVLLLISVASMVGIATTSFIAVLGAAGLAVGLALQGSLGNFAGGALILMFRPYKVGDYITAQGVSGTVTDIQIFNTILTTPDNVRIIVPNGAMSNGIITNYSAEATRRLDFVFNIGYGDNVSKAREVIMAIMTSEERIFNDPEPQVLLSNLGDNSVDLTVRTWVNAPDYWPLKFELTEKVKTAFDREGISIPFPQRDVHLYQTAG; encoded by the coding sequence ATGGACGAGTTCTTCACTTCGGAACAACTATCAACCTACGCAGACAAGGGCGTTGAGCTGTTGATGCAGTTTGGCCCCCGGTTCGTGCTTGCCATTGTCGTCCTCATTGTCGGCCTGTCGCTGATCAGTCGCCTGGTCAAAGTCATGGCCAAAGGCATGGAACGCAGCAAGGTGGAGCCCACGCTGTCGCGTTTTCTGCAAAGTCTGGTCGGTATCGGTTTAAAAGTTCTGCTATTGATCAGTGTTGCCTCCATGGTGGGGATTGCCACCACCTCATTCATCGCCGTACTGGGTGCTGCCGGCCTGGCCGTGGGACTGGCACTGCAGGGCAGCCTGGGCAACTTCGCCGGTGGCGCGTTGATTCTCATGTTCCGGCCTTACAAAGTTGGCGATTATATTACCGCCCAGGGCGTCAGCGGCACGGTGACGGATATCCAGATCTTCAACACCATCCTGACCACCCCGGACAACGTGCGCATCATCGTTCCCAACGGCGCCATGTCCAATGGCATCATCACCAACTATTCCGCCGAGGCCACCCGTCGGCTGGATTTCGTTTTTAACATCGGTTATGGCGACAATGTCAGCAAGGCGCGCGAAGTCATCATGGCTATCATGACGAGTGAAGAGCGGATATTCAACGACCCGGAACCGCAGGTATTGCTGAGTAACCTGGGCGACAATTCGGTCGATCTGACGGTACGAACCTGGGTCAATGCCCCCGATTACTGGCCGCTCAAGTTCGAACTGACCGAAAAAGTGAAAACGGCCTTTGATCGGGAAGGCATCAGCATCCCCTTCCCGCAGCGGGATGTACACCTCTATCAGACTGCCGGCTAA
- a CDS encoding thioredoxin family protein, which yields MIKRQAVFETIVRNILRYIVFLSFATAATGLQAQNDPIAPFSDRPLEEPVTHPDWFKLSFLDLYDDIEEAVAAGKKGVIVYFGQDHCPYCKAHLQNNWGDPEIVKYTRENFDVIALDVKGARNITAIDGKVYEEKAFAVEQRTNFTPSLLFYNAQKKQVLKLQGYHPPYQFRAALEYVSDRHYAKEPFRDYLSRAVLAESYGKDRLNTHPVFASPPYALDRSKMPAARPLAVFFEQPRCHACDVLHAGPLGNDRIIASLKQMDVIQLDMQSDTRLITPGGRRLTARQWADELDLYYSPTLVFFDENGKEIIRINSVVWVYRLNSVLDYILTGAYKRHDTYQAWRQFLARKKPDIAPQDMKH from the coding sequence GTGATTAAGCGACAGGCTGTATTTGAGACGATTGTGCGGAATATCCTCCGGTACATCGTCTTTCTATCATTTGCCACCGCCGCGACCGGCCTGCAGGCGCAAAACGATCCGATCGCGCCTTTTTCTGACAGGCCGCTGGAGGAGCCCGTCACGCATCCCGACTGGTTCAAGCTCAGCTTTCTGGATCTTTACGATGATATCGAGGAAGCCGTTGCGGCGGGCAAGAAAGGAGTTATCGTTTACTTCGGCCAGGATCACTGTCCCTATTGTAAGGCCCACTTGCAAAACAACTGGGGGGACCCGGAGATTGTCAAATACACCCGGGAGAATTTCGATGTCATCGCCCTCGATGTCAAAGGCGCCCGCAATATCACCGCCATCGACGGCAAAGTCTACGAGGAGAAAGCCTTCGCGGTCGAGCAGCGGACCAACTTCACGCCCTCCCTGTTATTTTACAACGCGCAAAAAAAGCAGGTACTCAAACTGCAGGGTTACCATCCGCCGTATCAATTTCGCGCGGCGCTGGAATATGTCAGCGATCGGCATTATGCCAAAGAGCCCTTTCGTGACTACCTGAGCCGTGCCGTGCTGGCAGAAAGCTACGGCAAGGACCGGCTCAACACCCACCCGGTATTTGCTTCTCCACCCTATGCACTCGACCGCAGCAAAATGCCAGCCGCTCGCCCCCTGGCCGTGTTTTTCGAGCAACCACGCTGCCACGCCTGTGATGTATTACATGCAGGCCCGCTCGGTAACGACAGGATCATAGCCAGCCTGAAACAGATGGACGTGATACAGCTTGATATGCAATCGGACACCAGGCTCATCACACCGGGCGGCCGACGGCTCACCGCCCGGCAATGGGCCGACGAACTCGATCTGTACTATTCCCCGACCCTGGTCTTTTTCGATGAAAACGGCAAGGAGATCATCCGTATCAACTCGGTCGTCTGGGTCTATCGCCTGAACAGTGTCCTGGACTATATCTTGACCGGCGCCTACAAGCGTCACGACACCTATCAGGCATGGCGGCAATTTCTGGCACGCAAGAAACCCGACATAGCTCCGCAGGACATGAAGCATTGA
- a CDS encoding (2Fe-2S)-binding protein, with protein sequence MATLNINGETVEVEVDGSTPLLWVLREQLGLTGTKYACGIGLCGSCTVHVDGEAVRACTVPVSAMDVTKQIVTIEGLSEDNSHPLQQAWKELDVPQCGYCQPGMIMAAAALLNNNAEPSDAEINNQVTNICRCGTFNRVRRGIHRAVAIGKERTS encoded by the coding sequence ATGGCAACATTGAACATCAACGGCGAAACGGTCGAGGTGGAGGTCGATGGCTCGACGCCGCTGCTCTGGGTGCTGCGTGAGCAGCTGGGGCTGACCGGCACCAAGTATGCCTGCGGCATCGGCCTGTGCGGATCGTGCACGGTGCATGTCGATGGCGAGGCGGTGCGCGCCTGTACCGTGCCGGTCTCTGCCATGGATGTCACCAAGCAGATCGTCACCATCGAGGGGCTTTCCGAGGATAACAGCCATCCGCTGCAGCAGGCCTGGAAGGAGCTGGATGTGCCGCAGTGCGGTTACTGCCAGCCGGGGATGATCATGGCCGCGGCGGCGTTGCTGAACAACAACGCCGAGCCCAGTGACGCGGAGATCAATAACCAGGTCACCAACATCTGCCGTTGCGGCACCTTCAACCGGGTGCGGCGCGGGATTCACCGGGCCGTGGCGATCGGCAAGGAGCGCACCTCATGA
- a CDS encoding adenylate kinase, with the protein MKLILLGAPGAGKGTVANMLSDIDGSVQISTGDILRAAVKEGTELGKEAEGYMNAGDLVPDELIMGIMKERLKEDDCKNGYLLDGFPRTIPQAEQLKTVLEEMGEKLDAVVDLDVPREVLLDRLTTRRTCTQCNAIYNIKSKPPKVEGVCDECGGPVVQRDDETEEAIASRLDTYNEKTAPLAGFYEKEGMLMRINATSSDDVVAAIKEKCGLA; encoded by the coding sequence GTGAAACTGATTTTGTTAGGCGCGCCGGGTGCCGGCAAGGGCACCGTGGCCAATATGCTGAGTGATATCGACGGCTCTGTACAAATTTCCACCGGCGACATTCTGCGCGCGGCGGTCAAGGAGGGCACCGAGCTGGGCAAGGAGGCCGAGGGCTATATGAACGCCGGCGACCTGGTGCCGGATGAGCTGATCATGGGGATCATGAAAGAGCGCCTGAAGGAAGACGACTGCAAAAACGGTTATCTGCTGGACGGGTTCCCGCGCACCATTCCCCAGGCGGAACAACTCAAGACCGTGCTGGAAGAGATGGGTGAAAAACTGGACGCGGTGGTCGACCTGGATGTGCCGCGCGAGGTACTCCTCGATCGTCTGACCACGCGCCGGACCTGCACCCAGTGCAATGCCATCTATAACATCAAGAGCAAGCCGCCCAAGGTCGAAGGCGTCTGTGACGAGTGTGGCGGACCGGTGGTGCAGCGCGATGACGAAACCGAGGAAGCGATTGCCAGCCGGCTGGATACCTATAACGAGAAGACCGCGCCACTGGCGGGTTTCTATGAGAAGGAAGGCATGCTGATGCGCATCAATGCCACTTCCAGTGACGACGTGGTCGCTGCGATCAAGGAGAAATGCGGTCTCGCATAA